Proteins encoded within one genomic window of Rhodobacteraceae bacterium LMO-JJ12:
- a CDS encoding P1 family peptidase, with translation MSARPGVRNLITDVPGLTVGNASDATIKTGCTVLLGNEPFTCGVHVMGGAPGTRETDLLAPDKTVEQVDALVLSGGSAFGLDAPSGVADALRAMGRGFAVGDQNVPIVPAAILFDLINGGDKNWAENPYKSLGKQALEAAGTDFALGSQGAGTGATTAGLKGGLGSASIVLPSGHTVGALVAVNALGSATVTNSPHFWAAPFEVDDEFGGLGPAATYPDSHTPPTKLSLHANTTIGIIATDAALTQAQCTRLATAAHDGFARALFPSHTPMDGDAIFAAATATKPLQDPIADTLYLGHAAATVMARAIARAVFAATPAEGDIMPCWSSL, from the coding sequence ATGTCAGCTAGGCCAGGTGTCCGAAACCTCATAACAGACGTCCCCGGATTAACCGTTGGAAACGCCTCCGACGCCACGATCAAGACCGGATGCACCGTTCTCTTGGGTAACGAACCATTTACCTGCGGCGTCCACGTCATGGGCGGCGCGCCGGGAACGCGCGAAACCGACCTCCTCGCGCCCGACAAAACGGTCGAACAGGTCGATGCCCTTGTCCTCTCCGGCGGCTCGGCTTTCGGACTCGACGCCCCCTCTGGCGTGGCCGACGCCCTGCGCGCCATGGGTCGCGGCTTCGCTGTTGGCGATCAAAACGTGCCCATCGTACCTGCTGCAATCCTCTTCGATCTGATCAACGGCGGCGATAAAAACTGGGCTGAAAACCCCTATAAATCCCTCGGAAAACAGGCGCTTGAAGCCGCCGGCACCGATTTCGCTCTCGGCTCTCAGGGCGCCGGAACAGGCGCCACTACGGCGGGCCTCAAAGGCGGTCTCGGCTCTGCCTCGATCGTCTTGCCCTCAGGCCACACCGTCGGCGCCCTCGTCGCGGTCAACGCCCTCGGCTCGGCGACCGTCACCAACAGCCCGCATTTCTGGGCCGCCCCCTTTGAGGTTGACGACGAATTCGGTGGCCTCGGCCCCGCAGCAACCTACCCCGATTCGCACACCCCCCCGACCAAGCTCAGCCTGCATGCCAACACCACCATCGGTATCATCGCCACCGATGCCGCGCTGACACAGGCACAATGCACCCGCCTCGCCACCGCCGCCCACGACGGCTTCGCCCGCGCGCTTTTCCCGTCTCACACCCCAATGGACGGCGACGCGATCTTCGCCGCCGCCACCGCCACCAAACCCTTGCAAGACCCTATCGCCGACACGCTCTATCTCGGCCATGCCGCCGCAACGGTGATGGCCCGCGCCATCGCCCGCGCCGTCTTCGCCGCCACCCCTGCCGAAGGCGATATCATGCCCTGCTGGTCATCCCTCTGA
- a CDS encoding NAD-dependent succinate-semialdehyde dehydrogenase, producing the protein MLDTTTNLKSLLNDPTLLCEKAYVAGTWVEGKDGATFPVTNPARGDVIANVADLSRAQVADAIAKAEAAQKDWAKWTGKERAIVLRRWFDLMMQHQEDLAKILTAEMGKPLTEARGEIAYGASFIEFFAEEAKRNYGDMIPGHQRDKRIMVIKQPIGVVASITPWNFPNAMITRKVGPALAAGCAVVARPAKETPLSALVLGELATRAGLPDGVLSIVTSSSASEIGKEFCENPTIRKLTFTGSTEVGRILLRQAADQVLKCSMELGGNAPFIVFDDADIDAAIDGAIMCKFRNNGQTCVCANRIYVQSGVYDEFAEKLAAKLAQMKVGDGLEDDTAFGPLINADAVEKVREHIQDATSKGAEVVFGGSQHNLGGTFFQPTIVKGVTQDMQVAQDETFGPMAPLFKFEDEDEVIAMANDTIFGLASYFYAKDLSRVYKVAEALEYGIVGVNTGIISTEVAPFGGVKQSGLGREGSHYGLDEFCELKYVCLSV; encoded by the coding sequence ATGCTTGATACCACCACCAATCTCAAATCGCTTCTCAATGATCCCACATTGCTGTGCGAGAAGGCCTATGTCGCTGGCACTTGGGTCGAGGGCAAAGACGGCGCAACCTTCCCTGTGACCAATCCGGCCCGCGGCGACGTGATCGCCAACGTCGCCGATCTTTCCCGTGCACAGGTGGCCGACGCAATCGCCAAGGCAGAAGCGGCGCAAAAGGATTGGGCCAAATGGACCGGAAAAGAGCGCGCTATCGTGCTGCGCCGCTGGTTCGACCTGATGATGCAGCACCAGGAAGATCTGGCCAAGATTCTCACTGCCGAAATGGGCAAACCTTTGACCGAAGCCCGTGGCGAAATCGCCTATGGTGCGTCATTCATCGAATTCTTCGCCGAAGAGGCCAAGCGCAACTATGGCGACATGATCCCCGGCCATCAGCGTGACAAACGGATCATGGTCATCAAGCAACCCATCGGCGTTGTCGCCTCGATCACACCATGGAATTTTCCCAACGCGATGATCACCCGCAAGGTCGGCCCGGCGCTGGCCGCAGGCTGTGCCGTAGTTGCGCGCCCAGCCAAGGAAACACCGCTCTCGGCACTGGTTCTGGGCGAGTTGGCCACGCGTGCAGGCCTCCCCGATGGCGTGCTTTCCATCGTCACCTCGTCCAGCGCCTCCGAGATCGGCAAAGAGTTCTGCGAGAACCCAACCATCCGCAAACTCACCTTTACCGGCTCGACCGAAGTCGGCCGCATCCTTTTGCGTCAAGCCGCCGACCAGGTGCTGAAATGCTCAATGGAGTTGGGCGGCAACGCGCCTTTCATCGTATTTGACGACGCCGATATCGACGCCGCCATCGATGGTGCAATCATGTGCAAATTCCGCAACAACGGTCAAACCTGCGTCTGCGCCAATCGCATCTACGTGCAATCCGGCGTATACGATGAATTCGCCGAGAAACTGGCAGCAAAACTGGCCCAAATGAAAGTCGGAGACGGACTTGAAGACGACACCGCCTTTGGCCCGCTGATCAATGCCGACGCCGTCGAAAAGGTGCGCGAACACATCCAAGACGCCACATCAAAAGGCGCCGAAGTGGTCTTTGGCGGTAGCCAGCACAATCTCGGTGGCACCTTCTTTCAACCCACCATCGTCAAGGGCGTGACCCAAGACATGCAGGTCGCACAAGACGAAACCTTTGGCCCCATGGCGCCCCTCTTCAAATTCGAAGACGAAGACGAAGTCATCGCCATGGCAAACGACACGATCTTCGGCTTGGCCAGCTATTTCTACGCCAAGGATCTCAGCCGCGTTTACAAGGTCGCCGAGGCGCTGGAATATGGCATCGTCGGGGTAAACACTGGCATCATCTCGACCGAAGTTGCCCCCTTTGGTGGCGTCAAGCAATCCGGCTTGGGCCGCGAAGGCAGCCACTATGGCCTCGATGAATTCTGCGAACTGAAATACGTCTGCCTGTCGGTGTAA
- a CDS encoding alpha/beta hydrolase: MELDDAYANAAYIPGGEAFPGMWLEAARSFAFVQGAADRFRPGLPYGTSGRARFDLVLPEGRPQGLVVFVHGGYWLNFDRSYWTHLAAGAQARGWAVVLPSYDLCPAVRIAEITDQITSAVQVSAAMVDGPIVLSGHSAGGHLVARILEPGRLDPEVAARLQKVVPISPVADLRPLLKTSMAADLRLDAAEAEAESPVLMRDRLDVPVTVWVGGDERPAFLDQARWLSEAWDCGCVIAEGRHHFDVIESLEVADSDLVDVLIG; encoded by the coding sequence ATGGAACTGGATGATGCCTATGCCAACGCGGCCTATATTCCGGGGGGTGAAGCCTTTCCGGGGATGTGGCTGGAAGCGGCACGGAGTTTTGCATTTGTGCAGGGCGCGGCGGATCGGTTTCGCCCCGGGTTGCCTTATGGCACGAGCGGGCGGGCGCGGTTTGATCTGGTATTGCCAGAAGGACGCCCGCAGGGCCTGGTTGTCTTTGTGCATGGCGGTTATTGGCTGAACTTCGACCGTTCGTATTGGACCCATCTGGCAGCGGGGGCGCAGGCGCGGGGCTGGGCTGTGGTGCTGCCATCTTATGATCTTTGTCCGGCGGTTCGGATTGCCGAGATAACCGATCAGATCACCAGTGCGGTGCAGGTGAGCGCGGCGATGGTCGACGGGCCGATCGTTTTGAGCGGGCATTCGGCAGGAGGGCATTTGGTGGCGCGGATTCTGGAGCCAGGGCGGCTGGATCCGGAGGTGGCAGCAAGGTTGCAAAAGGTGGTTCCGATTTCGCCCGTGGCGGATTTGCGGCCATTGCTCAAGACCTCAATGGCGGCTGATCTACGTCTTGATGCGGCGGAAGCAGAGGCAGAAAGCCCGGTTTTGATGCGTGATCGGTTGGATGTGCCTGTGACGGTTTGGGTGGGGGGAGATGAGCGGCCTGCGTTTCTGGATCAGGCGCGGTGGCTCTCTGAGGCGTGGGATTGCGGGTGCGTGATTGCCGAGGGGCGGCATCATTTCGATGTGATTGAATCGCTGGAAGTTGCGGATAGTGATTTGGTTGACGTTCTGATTGGATAG
- a CDS encoding aminopeptidase P family protein produces the protein MTARPEMYRFHNGEKAKLQFSEVEYAGRIKLLRQSMDEMGVAVAVFTSMHCISYYSGFTYCSFGRPYALVVTETECVTISAGIDAGQPWRRSYGDNITYTDWQRDNYWRAIRSVSGENKVIGYEADHLTLAMRDKLEDFLKPVTMVDIAPAAMRQRLMKSKAEIALIREGARVADVGGYAIRDAVKEGVREIDVAMAGRDAMELEIAKSFPDAEYRDTWVWFQSGINTDGAHNPVTGRVLQRGDILSLNTFPMISGYYTALERTMFVGEVDDASLKIWEANVAAHEFGMGLLQPGVSCAEVTFAINRFFEERDLLQYRTFGYGHSFGVLSHYYGREAGLELREDIDTILQPGMVISMEPMLTIGEGNPGAGGYREHDILIIKDDGNENITGYPYGPAFNVVG, from the coding sequence ATGACTGCACGTCCTGAAATGTATCGTTTTCATAATGGCGAAAAGGCCAAGCTGCAATTCTCTGAAGTCGAATATGCTGGGCGCATCAAGCTGTTGCGTCAGAGCATGGACGAAATGGGGGTCGCGGTGGCGGTGTTCACCTCGATGCATTGCATCTCGTATTACTCGGGCTTCACCTATTGCAGCTTTGGACGGCCCTATGCGTTGGTCGTGACCGAAACGGAATGTGTGACCATTTCGGCGGGGATTGATGCGGGGCAGCCTTGGCGGCGGTCCTATGGTGACAACATCACCTATACCGATTGGCAGCGCGACAATTACTGGCGCGCAATTCGCTCGGTGAGCGGTGAAAACAAGGTGATCGGCTATGAGGCGGACCACCTGACGCTGGCGATGCGCGACAAGTTGGAAGATTTTCTGAAACCCGTGACCATGGTGGATATTGCTCCGGCGGCGATGCGCCAGAGGTTGATGAAATCAAAGGCCGAGATTGCGTTGATCCGCGAAGGTGCACGGGTGGCCGATGTGGGCGGCTATGCGATCCGCGACGCCGTCAAGGAAGGGGTTCGCGAGATCGATGTGGCGATGGCGGGCCGGGATGCGATGGAGCTTGAGATTGCCAAGAGCTTTCCGGATGCCGAGTATCGCGATACCTGGGTCTGGTTCCAATCGGGGATCAACACGGATGGGGCACACAACCCTGTGACGGGGCGGGTTTTGCAGCGCGGCGATATCTTGAGCCTCAACACGTTTCCAATGATTTCAGGGTATTACACCGCGCTGGAACGCACGATGTTTGTCGGCGAGGTGGATGACGCCAGCCTGAAAATCTGGGAAGCCAATGTCGCGGCACATGAGTTTGGTATGGGTCTGTTGCAGCCCGGCGTGAGTTGTGCGGAAGTGACTTTTGCGATCAACAGGTTCTTCGAAGAGCGTGATTTGCTGCAATATCGCACGTTTGGTTACGGTCACTCGTTTGGTGTTCTGAGCCACTATTATGGGCGCGAGGCAGGGTTGGAGCTGCGCGAGGATATCGACACGATTCTGCAACCGGGCATGGTGATTTCGATGGAACCGATGTTGACCATTGGTGAAGGTAATCCCGGCGCCGGGGGGTATCGCGAGCATGATATTTTGATCATCAAGGACGATGGCAACGAAAATATCACCGGCTATCCCTATGGTCCTGCGTTCAACGTGGTTGGATGA
- a CDS encoding ATP-binding protein gives MSRTSDLMELREEDIRKHYDAAAAMLEGFDHTPRIAKGHDAPKEERSAGIGTRRRFRTTTPGLVTRSTARPEGVQLLARIEAADGDDPLVSPTQASVMAGLRRAVAIAQAVAENYGDATGLSDLKRANLEGALPPDRKNEFSELLTAEALITLHVFGNATAFLLTPHMTEVSVVVGDVEEVLTDNGQLALHGALWELDRDIAALAGDDARLIACVCAFAEQLMEKVALRAQSAGRLEPFAGAAWKVEADDFAIRGFQPARAAKGSTLTMTFKQPHEVVGNHIAKYQSLRLAKMLMAYDFERRLNPFAELGGFIFTFMGDGMPGTGKTTLIQMMAGLIKGYCDTAGYPFRYQNLSTESIDSYQGKSAQNAKAFINNVIDPSVIGFGTIDDIDQLAGKRGDRQSSAGQLEITAVLMESFAGANTVVRGNCTFGMFSNYPENVDDALRQRAGARFLVDGPKSREDYIDILALLMGKHHDIPLGQHELYAAQEIKKAVARSFESHNQPHEEGLVRVYERVEKDIGRLDTIAKLGTYLKGIQEADARFTGRAIKNITDAVKVRAMDFELPDEWMEEPDLFLFKGYEEKLGMIEELRKPITVEMVVQEINRYADSEFRYADKSDEVAIENMVREFGRQEEAKRRYLEGKG, from the coding sequence ATGAGCCGGACAAGTGATTTGATGGAGCTGCGGGAAGAAGATATCCGCAAGCATTATGACGCTGCTGCCGCGATGCTGGAGGGGTTCGACCACACGCCGCGGATTGCCAAGGGGCATGATGCGCCCAAAGAGGAACGTTCGGCCGGGATTGGCACAAGGCGGCGGTTTCGGACCACGACGCCGGGGTTGGTGACACGCAGCACGGCGCGCCCCGAAGGGGTGCAATTGCTGGCGCGGATCGAGGCGGCGGATGGTGATGATCCGTTGGTGTCGCCGACGCAGGCGAGCGTGATGGCGGGGCTGCGCCGCGCCGTGGCAATAGCGCAGGCGGTGGCCGAGAATTATGGCGATGCGACGGGTTTGAGCGATTTGAAGCGCGCGAACCTGGAAGGAGCTTTGCCGCCGGATCGCAAGAATGAGTTTTCCGAGCTTCTGACCGCTGAGGCGCTGATCACGCTGCATGTGTTTGGCAACGCGACGGCGTTTCTGCTGACGCCGCATATGACGGAAGTTTCCGTGGTGGTGGGCGATGTTGAAGAGGTTTTGACCGACAATGGCCAGTTGGCCTTGCATGGCGCGCTGTGGGAGCTGGACCGCGACATTGCCGCGTTGGCCGGGGATGATGCGCGGCTGATTGCCTGCGTCTGTGCGTTTGCCGAGCAGTTGATGGAGAAGGTTGCCCTGCGCGCTCAAAGCGCCGGGCGGCTGGAGCCATTCGCGGGCGCGGCGTGGAAGGTGGAGGCGGATGATTTCGCCATTCGTGGATTCCAACCGGCGCGGGCGGCCAAGGGCAGCACGTTGACCATGACGTTCAAGCAGCCGCATGAGGTGGTGGGCAACCATATCGCCAAGTATCAATCCCTGCGCCTTGCCAAGATGCTGATGGCGTATGATTTTGAGCGACGGTTGAACCCGTTTGCCGAGTTGGGCGGGTTCATTTTTACCTTCATGGGCGATGGGATGCCGGGCACCGGGAAAACCACGCTGATCCAGATGATGGCGGGGTTGATCAAGGGGTATTGCGATACGGCGGGCTATCCGTTTCGCTATCAGAACCTCAGCACCGAGAGCATCGACAGCTATCAGGGGAAATCGGCGCAGAACGCCAAGGCGTTTATCAACAATGTGATTGACCCGAGCGTGATCGGGTTTGGCACGATTGACGATATCGATCAGTTGGCCGGGAAGCGGGGGGACCGGCAGAGTTCGGCGGGCCAGTTGGAGATTACTGCCGTTCTGATGGAGAGTTTTGCCGGGGCAAATACCGTGGTTCGGGGCAATTGCACCTTTGGGATGTTTTCGAATTACCCGGAGAATGTGGACGATGCGTTGCGTCAGCGTGCCGGGGCGCGGTTCCTGGTGGATGGGCCGAAGAGCCGGGAGGATTATATTGATATCCTCGCGCTGTTGATGGGCAAGCATCATGATATTCCGCTTGGGCAGCATGAATTATATGCGGCGCAGGAGATCAAGAAAGCCGTTGCGCGCAGCTTTGAGAGCCACAATCAGCCGCATGAAGAGGGGTTGGTGCGGGTTTATGAGCGGGTTGAGAAGGATATCGGGCGGCTTGATACGATTGCCAAGCTGGGCACATACCTGAAGGGAATTCAGGAGGCCGATGCACGCTTTACCGGTCGCGCGATCAAGAACATCACCGACGCCGTGAAGGTGCGGGCGATGGATTTCGAGCTGCCCGACGAGTGGATGGAAGAGCCGGATCTGTTCTTGTTCAAAGGGTATGAAGAGAAATTGGGGATGATCGAGGAGCTGCGCAAGCCGATCACGGTCGAAATGGTTGTGCAGGAGATCAACCGCTATGCGGATAGCGAGTTCCGCTATGCCGACAAGTCCGACGAGGTGGCGATTGAGAACATGGTGCGCGAGTTTGGGCGTCAGGAAGAGGCGAAGAGAAGGTATTTGGAGGGGAAGGGGTGA
- a CDS encoding sigma-70 family RNA polymerase sigma factor has translation MGTSDESLAFAAAAGDAAAFTSLIERHYDGLFRLAFRLTGARAEAEDLTQDICAALPAKLSNFKGNARFTTWLWRVVVNASHDRRRRAATHARHADGWGSWELNRRAANTEAAEAADWLAQAMRALPDDLRDTLALVLDERTHAETAQILGVSEGTISWRISQAKTHLRTLRMSEDQS, from the coding sequence ATGGGAACAAGCGATGAAAGTCTGGCATTTGCGGCCGCCGCTGGCGATGCCGCCGCTTTCACGTCCTTGATCGAGCGGCATTACGACGGGTTATTCCGTCTCGCCTTTCGCCTCACCGGCGCACGCGCCGAGGCTGAAGACCTGACCCAGGATATTTGCGCCGCGCTGCCCGCGAAACTGAGCAACTTCAAGGGCAACGCCAGATTCACCACCTGGCTCTGGCGTGTGGTTGTGAACGCGTCCCATGATCGCCGCCGCCGCGCCGCCACCCATGCGCGCCACGCGGACGGTTGGGGCAGTTGGGAGCTCAATCGCCGCGCCGCCAATACCGAGGCCGCCGAGGCCGCGGACTGGCTGGCGCAGGCGATGCGAGCCCTGCCCGATGATCTGCGCGACACGCTGGCGCTGGTGCTTGATGAGCGCACCCACGCCGAGACTGCGCAAATCCTCGGCGTCTCCGAAGGCACCATCAGCTGGCGCATATCGCAAGCCAAGACACACCTGCGCACCCTGCGCATGAGCGAGGATCAGTCATGA
- a CDS encoding DUF1523 family protein, translated as MRRIWTALKIVIFLIIFAFLHYVLPQHDVGRVTSTEVIRSDFTGINRIFYAQADSGAAELATRDLRLINTEIKKTWFLGFGQRDSTKVMVYRNEDTGWIWPPYFKFDSSDLQAEANAASVQSMGPDQWVVITHYGWRNKYLTIFPNAIGIRKVEGPDVTIVPWYNIFFFAFVIFIFFLVRGMWRQFRERSIDPAWEDVSESVTEQQGRVSRWLGTWKRKK; from the coding sequence ATGCGCCGCATCTGGACTGCACTGAAGATCGTGATCTTTTTGATCATTTTCGCATTCTTGCATTACGTGCTGCCGCAGCATGATGTCGGGCGTGTGACGTCGACCGAGGTAATCAGGTCGGATTTCACCGGGATCAACCGGATTTTCTATGCCCAGGCGGATAGCGGTGCGGCAGAGTTGGCGACGCGTGATTTGCGGCTGATCAACACCGAGATCAAAAAGACCTGGTTTTTGGGGTTCGGGCAGCGCGACAGCACCAAGGTGATGGTCTATCGCAATGAGGATACGGGCTGGATCTGGCCACCCTATTTCAAGTTTGATTCATCGGATTTGCAAGCCGAAGCGAACGCGGCGAGTGTTCAATCAATGGGGCCGGATCAATGGGTGGTGATCACGCATTATGGCTGGCGCAACAAATACCTGACGATTTTTCCCAACGCGATTGGCATCAGGAAGGTTGAGGGGCCGGATGTGACCATAGTCCCATGGTATAATATCTTTTTCTTTGCCTTCGTGATCTTCATTTTCTTCCTTGTCCGTGGGATGTGGCGGCAGTTTCGCGAACGTTCGATTGATCCGGCCTGGGAGGATGTATCGGAAAGCGTGACAGAGCAGCAGGGGCGGGTTTCGCGTTGGCTGGGGACCTGGAAACGCAAGAAATAG
- a CDS encoding VWA domain-containing protein, with the protein MTDDLEDLKRLLNEATPPPDPAKKAEHLALAQKNFARFQESANRTRPTSERPATGLFRGVTRMFANLTTRGALTATTALVALGLVIALPQMTNRPLPDLLGTSEGTTTPKPVATPLRDEREAKSDAEPAPPLPKPVEERETLADAPLSAAPDGEGAAIGRLASKPTSTRQLERNAQSAQNNGYTNDYIQQPYPSGAIAPAPSDQVAPPLEANTEAFPEADQNPLKITAENPVSTFSIDVDTASYAVVRSSIMAGHLPPHEAVRIEEMINYFPYDYPAPGAGEAPFKPTVTVMPTPWNQGTELVHIAIQGRAVATDNRPPLNLVFLIDTSGSMDQANKLPLLKQSLALMLPRLNEADQVSIVTYAGSAGQVLAPTPASEHQTILAALDNLRAGGSTAGQAGLQQAYAVAEGMAQDGEVTRVILATDGDFNVGLSNPDALKNYIAEERDSGTYLSVMGFGRGNLDDATMQALAQNGNGHASYIDTLSEAQKVLVDQFAGALFPIANDVKIQVEFNPAQVSEYRLIGYETRALKREDFNNDKVDAGDIGAGHSVTAIYEITPTDSPARLTDPLRYGTTTAEGIAKPSAELGFLKLRYKAPGTSSSQLIETPILPGARQATDDMRFATTIAGFGQLLQDSAYTGDWSFDDAIALATASRGDDPFGYRAEAVRLMRLAASLAH; encoded by the coding sequence ATGACCGACGATCTTGAAGATCTGAAACGCCTTTTGAACGAGGCCACGCCGCCCCCTGACCCGGCGAAAAAGGCCGAACATCTGGCGTTGGCGCAAAAAAATTTCGCGCGTTTCCAAGAATCTGCAAACCGCACGCGTCCTACTTCTGAACGCCCTGCAACGGGGCTTTTCAGAGGAGTGACCCGTATGTTTGCCAATCTTACCACCCGTGGCGCCCTTACCGCGACCACAGCGCTAGTCGCGCTCGGCCTCGTGATCGCCTTGCCGCAGATGACCAACCGCCCCCTTCCCGACCTGTTGGGCACGTCCGAAGGCACAACCACACCGAAACCGGTCGCAACGCCCCTGCGCGACGAAAGGGAAGCGAAATCCGATGCCGAGCCCGCCCCGCCGTTGCCCAAACCGGTCGAAGAGCGCGAGACGTTGGCCGATGCTCCGCTGAGCGCCGCACCCGACGGCGAAGGCGCCGCAATCGGTCGACTTGCGTCAAAGCCGACATCCACGCGTCAGCTTGAACGCAACGCGCAAAGCGCGCAGAACAATGGCTACACCAACGACTACATCCAGCAGCCCTATCCCTCCGGCGCCATCGCGCCCGCCCCGAGCGATCAAGTTGCGCCACCGCTTGAAGCAAACACCGAAGCCTTCCCCGAGGCCGACCAGAACCCGCTAAAGATCACTGCCGAAAACCCGGTCTCTACCTTTTCGATCGATGTCGACACCGCTTCCTATGCCGTGGTGCGATCATCGATCATGGCCGGGCATCTCCCCCCACATGAGGCCGTGCGTATCGAGGAAATGATCAACTATTTCCCCTACGACTATCCTGCACCCGGCGCCGGTGAAGCGCCGTTCAAACCCACCGTCACGGTGATGCCAACGCCTTGGAACCAAGGCACCGAGTTGGTCCATATCGCCATTCAGGGCCGCGCGGTCGCAACCGATAATCGTCCGCCGCTCAACCTGGTGTTCCTGATCGACACATCTGGCTCGATGGACCAAGCCAACAAGCTGCCGCTGTTGAAACAAAGCCTCGCGTTGATGCTGCCGCGTCTGAATGAAGCCGATCAGGTCTCCATCGTGACCTACGCGGGCAGCGCTGGGCAGGTCTTGGCCCCCACCCCGGCAAGCGAACACCAAACCATCCTCGCCGCGCTCGACAATCTGCGCGCAGGCGGCTCCACCGCCGGGCAAGCCGGGTTACAGCAGGCCTACGCCGTGGCCGAAGGCATGGCGCAGGATGGCGAAGTCACCCGTGTAATCCTTGCCACCGATGGCGACTTCAATGTCGGGCTGTCCAACCCTGACGCCTTGAAAAACTACATCGCCGAAGAACGTGACAGCGGCACCTACCTGTCAGTGATGGGCTTTGGCCGCGGCAATCTCGATGATGCCACGATGCAGGCACTGGCCCAGAACGGGAACGGCCATGCAAGCTATATCGACACGCTCAGCGAAGCGCAGAAAGTTCTGGTCGATCAGTTTGCAGGCGCGCTTTTCCCCATCGCCAACGATGTGAAGATCCAGGTCGAATTCAACCCGGCGCAAGTCTCGGAATACCGGCTGATCGGCTATGAAACCCGCGCCCTCAAGCGCGAGGACTTCAACAATGACAAAGTCGATGCCGGTGATATCGGCGCTGGCCATTCTGTCACGGCCATCTACGAGATTACGCCGACAGACTCGCCTGCCCGGCTCACCGATCCGCTGCGCTATGGCACCACCACCGCCGAGGGCATCGCCAAACCCTCTGCCGAGCTTGGCTTCCTGAAACTGCGCTACAAGGCGCCGGGCACCTCGTCCAGTCAGCTAATTGAAACGCCAATCCTTCCAGGCGCGAGGCAGGCTACGGACGATATGCGCTTTGCAACGACCATCGCTGGCTTTGGTCAGCTTCTGCAAGATAGCGCCTACACCGGCGATTGGAGCTTTGACGACGCCATCGCCCTTGCCACCGCTTCTCGCGGAGATGATCCGTTCGGCTATCGCGCCGAAGCGGTTCGTCTGATGCGCCTGGCCGCAAGCCTCGCGCACTAG
- a CDS encoding cyclase family protein, whose translation MCDICVMNAVKTKMLNRRDLFKGAAMAGAAAAIGTAVSTPARAASHGGPVDMSHTHSAEFPTYFGESQYSDEQLFNFAEHGFNLKQFTVNEHTGTHVDAPLHFSADGHSVDEIPINQLVAPLCVIDIAARAADNADAQVTPDDIKAWVSANGEIPANACVAMHSGWGPKVDTDAFRGFDGEAMHFPGFHVDAVKLLMEETGAMSIAVDTLSLDFGPSPDFATHYAWLPTGRFGIECIANLDKVPASGATLVIGAPKHKGGTGGPARLIALM comes from the coding sequence ATGTGCGATATCTGCGTCATGAACGCCGTCAAAACCAAAATGCTCAACCGCCGCGACCTCTTCAAAGGTGCCGCCATGGCCGGGGCCGCCGCCGCCATTGGCACTGCGGTCAGTACTCCGGCCCGCGCCGCCTCCCATGGCGGCCCGGTCGATATGAGCCATACACATTCGGCCGAATTCCCGACCTATTTCGGCGAGTCGCAATATAGCGACGAGCAATTGTTCAATTTTGCCGAGCATGGCTTCAACCTCAAGCAATTCACCGTCAACGAACACACCGGCACCCATGTCGACGCGCCGCTACACTTTTCTGCCGATGGTCATTCGGTCGATGAAATCCCGATCAATCAACTGGTCGCGCCGCTCTGCGTGATCGACATCGCCGCGCGCGCCGCCGACAATGCCGATGCCCAGGTCACACCGGATGACATCAAGGCATGGGTCAGCGCCAACGGCGAGATCCCGGCCAATGCCTGCGTGGCGATGCATTCCGGCTGGGGCCCCAAGGTCGATACCGATGCGTTCCGCGGTTTTGACGGCGAGGCGATGCACTTTCCCGGCTTTCATGTCGATGCGGTCAAGCTGCTGATGGAAGAAACCGGCGCGATGTCGATCGCGGTTGATACGCTCTCGCTCGATTTCGGGCCGTCGCCCGATTTCGCCACCCATTACGCATGGCTGCCGACCGGGCGTTTCGGGATCGAATGCATCGCCAATCTCGACAAGGTTCCGGCCTCTGGCGCAACGCTGGTGATCGGTGCACCCAAGCACAAGGGCGGCACCGGCGGCCCGGCCCGGCTTATCGCCTTGATGTAA